The Cataglyphis hispanica isolate Lineage 1 chromosome 5, ULB_Chis1_1.0, whole genome shotgun sequence genome has a segment encoding these proteins:
- the LOC126849724 gene encoding Bardet-Biedl syndrome 5 protein homolog isoform X1: protein MWQDNEVRFDISHSNMQLRSGELTIDKLDMIEDTKGNAGDLGKLIVTNLRIIWHSLSYPRINLSIGYNTFVTVNTKILHTIHGGYMQALHILTSFRNCRFEFIFTNHDIKSTRHYTSVIGVYRAYVSSKVYREIKLRSGIIRENRLILLPQEKVHSSLQDVWNLSVEQGNIGTFIITNIRLVWYADVNHQFNVSIPYLIIENITIRTSKFGPTLVILSTEASGGYVLGFRINPLQQLHIIHKEISILLSEFRKFPIFGVEYTFEHQAPSQEEINVEHFTEIQDNQSEISNVFGYYFSEGNTGQRKPNFSIHLGLAAEEPRESSTLQNLWELIPSSIN from the exons taATATGCAGCTGCGATCTGGTGAATTGACTATTGACAAACTTGACATGATAGAAGATACAAAAGGCAATGCTGGAGATTTAGGAAAGTTGATTGTAACAAACTTGAGAATCATATGGCATTCTTTATCTTACCCACGAATCAATTTAA GTATAGGCTACAATACATTTGTCACAGTAAACACGAAAATTCTTCATACA attcatGGTGGATATATGCAAGCACTTCATATATTAACTTCATTCCGAAATTGtcgatttgaatttatatttacaaatcatGATATCAAAAGTACGAGACATTACACTTCAGTCATAGGCGTTTACAG AGCTTATGTCTCGTCGAAAGTttatagagaaattaaattgagaAGCGGTATTATACGTGAAAATCGGTTGATTTTGTTACCTCAAGAAAAAGTACATTCTTCCTTGCAAGATGTTTGGAACTTGTCTGTTGAACAG ggAAATATCggaacttttattataacaaatatacgtTTGGTATGGTATGCAGATGTAAATCATCAGTTTAATGTATCAATACCTTatcttataattgaaaat ATTACCATTAGAACATCAAAATTTGGACCGACTTTAGTAATTTTAAGTACAGAAGCAAGTGGGGGATATGTTTTAGGTTTTCGTATTAATCCTTTGCAGCAGCTTCACATTATTCACAAAGAAATATCAATACTTCTTTCAGAATTCAGAAAGTTTCCTATTTTTGGTGTGGAATACACATTTGAACATCAG GCACCATCACAAGAGGAAATCAATGTGGAACATTTCACTGAAATACAAGATAATCAATCTGAAATATCGAATGTGTTtggttattatttttctgaagGAAATACAGGTCAAAGAAAAcctaatttttcaatacatttaGGACTCGCGGCAGAAGAGCCAAGAGAAAGCAGTACGCTGCAGAATTTATGGGAACTTATACCATCATCTATTAATTAA
- the LOC126849724 gene encoding Bardet-Biedl syndrome 5 protein homolog isoform X2, which translates to MQLRSGELTIDKLDMIEDTKGNAGDLGKLIVTNLRIIWHSLSYPRINLSIGYNTFVTVNTKILHTIHGGYMQALHILTSFRNCRFEFIFTNHDIKSTRHYTSVIGVYRAYVSSKVYREIKLRSGIIRENRLILLPQEKVHSSLQDVWNLSVEQGNIGTFIITNIRLVWYADVNHQFNVSIPYLIIENITIRTSKFGPTLVILSTEASGGYVLGFRINPLQQLHIIHKEISILLSEFRKFPIFGVEYTFEHQAPSQEEINVEHFTEIQDNQSEISNVFGYYFSEGNTGQRKPNFSIHLGLAAEEPRESSTLQNLWELIPSSIN; encoded by the exons ATGCAGCTGCGATCTGGTGAATTGACTATTGACAAACTTGACATGATAGAAGATACAAAAGGCAATGCTGGAGATTTAGGAAAGTTGATTGTAACAAACTTGAGAATCATATGGCATTCTTTATCTTACCCACGAATCAATTTAA GTATAGGCTACAATACATTTGTCACAGTAAACACGAAAATTCTTCATACA attcatGGTGGATATATGCAAGCACTTCATATATTAACTTCATTCCGAAATTGtcgatttgaatttatatttacaaatcatGATATCAAAAGTACGAGACATTACACTTCAGTCATAGGCGTTTACAG AGCTTATGTCTCGTCGAAAGTttatagagaaattaaattgagaAGCGGTATTATACGTGAAAATCGGTTGATTTTGTTACCTCAAGAAAAAGTACATTCTTCCTTGCAAGATGTTTGGAACTTGTCTGTTGAACAG ggAAATATCggaacttttattataacaaatatacgtTTGGTATGGTATGCAGATGTAAATCATCAGTTTAATGTATCAATACCTTatcttataattgaaaat ATTACCATTAGAACATCAAAATTTGGACCGACTTTAGTAATTTTAAGTACAGAAGCAAGTGGGGGATATGTTTTAGGTTTTCGTATTAATCCTTTGCAGCAGCTTCACATTATTCACAAAGAAATATCAATACTTCTTTCAGAATTCAGAAAGTTTCCTATTTTTGGTGTGGAATACACATTTGAACATCAG GCACCATCACAAGAGGAAATCAATGTGGAACATTTCACTGAAATACAAGATAATCAATCTGAAATATCGAATGTGTTtggttattatttttctgaagGAAATACAGGTCAAAGAAAAcctaatttttcaatacatttaGGACTCGCGGCAGAAGAGCCAAGAGAAAGCAGTACGCTGCAGAATTTATGGGAACTTATACCATCATCTATTAATTAA